From Fundulus heteroclitus isolate FHET01 chromosome 5, MU-UCD_Fhet_4.1, whole genome shotgun sequence, a single genomic window includes:
- the LOC118556419 gene encoding microfibril-associated glycoprotein 4-like isoform X1: MHKYRGNSACRQERLESSPIHSRMTIQVILLLAQLVLAVSLQSNSQVYLPVDCDDIYRHDNKSSSGVYTIYPGGPTTPLHAYCDMETDGGRWTVFLRRIDGTESFFRPWKHYKAGFGSVAGEYWLGLENVLLLTMRKENELRVDMEDWEGAQASAQYSSFSIGPESAGYQLHLGSFTGGTAGDSLSNHNSMKFTTFDKDQDMWDKNCAQHFLGGFWYNACHMANPTGMYAPHGAIGFENVHVIWHAWKGWNYSLKNIAMKIRSVAKCSCTV, encoded by the exons atgcacaaataccgcgGGAATTCAGCTTGCAGACAAG aaagaCTGGAAAGCTCACCTATCCACTCCAGAATGACGATCCAG GTGATTTTACTTCTAGCTCAGCTGGTTCTTGCAGTGTCGCTCCAGTCAAACTCTCAGGTTTACCTGCCGGTCGACTGTGATGACATTTATCGACACGACAACAAGAGCTCTAGTGGGGTGTACACCATCTACCCAGGAGGCCCAACCACACCACTGCATGCCTACTGCGACATGGAAACTGATGGGGGGAGATGGACT gtgtttCTCAGGAGGATTGATGGGACTGAAAGCTTCTTTAGGCCCTGGAAACACTATAAGGCCGGCTTTGGGAGTGTAGCTGGAGAATACTGGCTGG gCCTGGAAAATGTGTTGCTGTTGACAATGAGGAAGGAGAATGAGCTTCGTGTCGACATGGAGGACTGGGAGGGAGCTCAGGCTTCTGCTCAGTATTCCTCCTTCTCCATCGGCCCTGAGAGCGCTGGCTATCAGCTTCACCTGGGCAGCTTCACAGGAGGAACAGCAG GGGACAGTCTGTCCAACCACAACTCTATGAAGTTCACCACCTTTGACAAAGACCAGGATATGTGGGACAAAAACTGTGCTCAGCACTTCCTGGGTGGATTCTGGTACAACGCCTGCCACATGGCCAATCCCACGGGGATGTACGCGCCTCATGGTGCCATCGGCTTTGAAAACGTTCATGTTATTTGGCATGCTTGGAAGGGCTGGAACTACTCCCTTAAGAATATTGCCATGAAGATCCGTTCAGTGGCCAAATGTTCATGTACGGTGTAG
- the LOC118556419 gene encoding microfibril-associated glycoprotein 4-like isoform X2, with the protein MTIQVILLLAQLVLAVSLQSNSQVYLPVDCDDIYRHDNKSSSGVYTIYPGGPTTPLHAYCDMETDGGRWTVFLRRIDGTESFFRPWKHYKAGFGSVAGEYWLGLENVLLLTMRKENELRVDMEDWEGAQASAQYSSFSIGPESAGYQLHLGSFTGGTAGDSLSNHNSMKFTTFDKDQDMWDKNCAQHFLGGFWYNACHMANPTGMYAPHGAIGFENVHVIWHAWKGWNYSLKNIAMKIRSVAKCSCTV; encoded by the exons ATGACGATCCAG GTGATTTTACTTCTAGCTCAGCTGGTTCTTGCAGTGTCGCTCCAGTCAAACTCTCAGGTTTACCTGCCGGTCGACTGTGATGACATTTATCGACACGACAACAAGAGCTCTAGTGGGGTGTACACCATCTACCCAGGAGGCCCAACCACACCACTGCATGCCTACTGCGACATGGAAACTGATGGGGGGAGATGGACT gtgtttCTCAGGAGGATTGATGGGACTGAAAGCTTCTTTAGGCCCTGGAAACACTATAAGGCCGGCTTTGGGAGTGTAGCTGGAGAATACTGGCTGG gCCTGGAAAATGTGTTGCTGTTGACAATGAGGAAGGAGAATGAGCTTCGTGTCGACATGGAGGACTGGGAGGGAGCTCAGGCTTCTGCTCAGTATTCCTCCTTCTCCATCGGCCCTGAGAGCGCTGGCTATCAGCTTCACCTGGGCAGCTTCACAGGAGGAACAGCAG GGGACAGTCTGTCCAACCACAACTCTATGAAGTTCACCACCTTTGACAAAGACCAGGATATGTGGGACAAAAACTGTGCTCAGCACTTCCTGGGTGGATTCTGGTACAACGCCTGCCACATGGCCAATCCCACGGGGATGTACGCGCCTCATGGTGCCATCGGCTTTGAAAACGTTCATGTTATTTGGCATGCTTGGAAGGGCTGGAACTACTCCCTTAAGAATATTGCCATGAAGATCCGTTCAGTGGCCAAATGTTCATGTACGGTGTAG
- the LOC105923467 gene encoding microfibril-associated glycoprotein 4 — translation MHKYRGNSACRQERLESSPIHSRMTIQVFLLLAQLLLAVSLQSNSQVYLPIDCDDIYKHDNKSLSGVYTIYPGGPTTPLHVYCDMETDGGRWTVFLRRIDGTESFFRPWKHYKAGFGNVAGEYWLGLENVLLLTMRKENELRVDMEDWEGAQASAQYSSFSIGPESAGYQLHLGSFTGGTAGDSLSSHNSMKFTTFDKDQDMWNKNCAQHYLGGFWYNTCQYANPTGMYAPHGAIGFENVHVIWHAWKGWNYSLKNIAMKIRSVAKCSCTV, via the exons atgcacaaataccgcgGGAATTCAGCTTGCAGACAAG aaagaCTGGAAAGCTCACCTATCCACTCCAGAATGACGATCCAG GTTTTTTTACTTCTAGCTCAGCTGCTTCTTGCAGTGTCGCTCCAGTCAAACTCTCAGGTTTACCTGCCAATCGACTGTGATGACATTTATAAACACGACAACAAGAGCTTAAGTGGGGTGTACACCATCTACCCAGGAGGCCCAACCACACCACTGCATGTCTACTGCGATATGGAAACTGATGGGGGGAGATGGACT GTGTTTCTCAGGAGGATTGATGGAACTGAAAGCTTCTTTAGGCCCTGGAAACACTATAAGGCCGGCTTTGGGAATGTAGCTGGAGAATACTGGCTGG GCCTGGAAAATGTGTTGCTGTTGACAATGAGGAAGGAGAATGAGCTTCGTGTCGACATGGAGGACTGGGAGGGAGCTCAGGCTTCTGCTCAGTATTCCTCCTTCTCCATCGGCCCTGAGAGCGCTGGCTATCAGCTTCACCTGGGCAGCTTCACAGGAGGAACAGCAG GGGACAGTCTGTCCAGCCACAACTCTATGAAGTTCACCACCTTTGACAAAGACCAGGATATGTGGAACAAAAACTGTGCTCAGCACTATCTGGGTGGATTCTGGTACAACACCTGCCAATATGCCAATCCCACGGGGATGTACGCGCCTCATGGTGCCATCGGCTTTGAAAACGTTCATGTTATTTGGCATGCTTGGAAGGGCTGGAACTACTCCCTTAAGAATATTGCCATGAAGATCCGTTCAGTGGCCAAATGTTCATGTACGGTGTAG